In Bufo gargarizans isolate SCDJY-AF-19 chromosome 6, ASM1485885v1, whole genome shotgun sequence, a single genomic region encodes these proteins:
- the LOC122941679 gene encoding gastrula zinc finger protein XlCGF8.2DB-like: MMEDHQLLTSPDDCTRISDGHVTSSDFKTEDYAITQNTSEEHAKIPNVPSGLLSKDSSCDSFKYVQSFDLSQNAKEQKSHKMCVEHQTEQKPFSCMKCGKCFKHKSAVLIHQRIHTGKKPYSCPECGKCFTDKSHLLRHESSHTGEKPYSCSECGKYFSQKSDLVRHQITHTGKKPFSCSECGKCFTEKSNLIVHQRIHTGEKLFSCPECEKCFTRKSCLEKHLKIHTGEKPYSCSECGKCFTKKSNLNIHQRIHTGENLFSCSECEKCFTHKSYLKRHLKIHTGEKPYLCSECGKYFRDKSYLVIHKRSHTGEKPYSCTECGKYFIQKSDLVRHQVTHTGEKPFLCSECGKCFTQKSTLVCHRRTHTREKRLSCS, encoded by the coding sequence ATGACTGTACCAGAATCTCAGATGGGCATGTGACATCTTCAGATTTTAAAACAGAGGATTATGCTATTACACAAAATACAAGTGAAGAACATGCCAAAATACCAAATGTACCCTCAGGTCTTCTCAGCAAAGATTCATCATGTGATTCTTTTAAATATGTCCAATCTTTTGATTTATCACAGAATGCAAAGGAACAGAAAAGCCACAAAATGTGTGTTGAACATCAAACAGAGCAGAAACCGTTTTCATGTAtgaaatgtggaaaatgttttaaacaTAAATCTGCTGttcttatacatcagagaattcacacagggaagaagccatattcatgtccagaatgtgggaaatgttttacagataaatcgCATCTTCTTAGACATGAGagtagtcacacaggggagaagccatattcatgttcagagtgtgggaaatattttagccagaaatcagatcttgttagacatcaaataacacacacagggaaaaagccattttcatgttcagaatgtggaaaatgctttACAGAAAAATCTAATCTtattgtacatcagagaattcacacaggggagaagctatTTTCCTgcccagaatgtgagaaatgctttACTCGTAAATCATGTCTTGAAAAGCATttaaaaattcacacaggagagaagccatattcatgctcagaatgtggaaaatgttttacaaaaaaatcaaaTCTtaatatacatcagagaattcacacaggggagaatctATTTTCCtgctcagaatgtgagaaatgctttACTCATAAATCATATCTTAAAAGGCATttaaaaattcacacaggagagaagccatatttatgttcggaatgtgggaaatattttagaGATAAGTCGTATCTTGTTATACAtaaaagaagtcacacaggagagaaaccgtatTCATGTACAGAGTGTGGAAAATATTTTATCCAGAAATctgatcttgttagacatcaagTAACTCACACGGGAGAGAAGCCTTTtttgtgttcagaatgtgggaaatgttttactcagaaGTCAACTCTTGTTTGTCATCGAAGAACTCATACTAGAGAGAAGAGACTTTCTTGTTcataa